A single Campylobacter hyointestinalis subsp. hyointestinalis DNA region contains:
- a CDS encoding helix-turn-helix domain-containing protein — MISILNIFAKNVRKRRQALNITQEKLAELSSLHRTYIGSIERCEKNITLINAYKIAKALGADLSELLK, encoded by the coding sequence ATGATTTCCATTTTAAACATATTTGCAAAAAATGTTCGCAAAAGACGACAAGCACTAAATATTACTCAGGAAAAGTTAGCAGAATTATCTAGTCTGCATAGAACTTATATTGGCAGTATAGAAAGATGTGAGAAAAATATTACCCTAATAAATGCTTATAAAATTGCAAAAGCTCTAGGAGCTGATTTGTCGGAGTTACTAAAATGA
- a CDS encoding DNA-methyltransferase codes for MSYKKYLNNVTLGDCCELMKNIPNNYISGCITDPPYNYEFFGRNWDNVEIKRRKNKANNNKNILVKNIPYGSGLAGGVKNERWYKKNRDNILEYQSWVEHWGKELYRILKPGAFIMVFNSNRSVAHIQIALENVGFYTKDMFIWIRNSGIPKGLNAYEKMKKDGYELAENWKGWHSATRNNYEAVSVLQKPIENNYVNNVKKYGVGLLKTEGYINHNGFLSNIFEGYQRDKKDDFNKHITVKPIKLIEKLAEMIVPKQTNNIIIDPFMGSGTTALACKNLGIPYIGFELNEEYIKIANMRLS; via the coding sequence TTGTCATATAAAAAATATTTAAACAATGTTACATTGGGTGATTGCTGTGAGCTAATGAAAAATATTCCTAATAATTATATTTCAGGCTGCATAACTGACCCACCATATAATTATGAATTTTTTGGTAGAAATTGGGATAATGTAGAAATAAAACGCAGAAAAAATAAAGCAAATAACAATAAAAATATATTGGTAAAAAATATACCTTATGGCAGTGGGTTAGCAGGAGGAGTTAAAAATGAAAGATGGTATAAAAAAAATAGGGATAATATTTTAGAATATCAATCTTGGGTGGAGCATTGGGGGAAAGAGTTATATAGAATTTTAAAGCCTGGTGCGTTTATAATGGTATTTAATAGCAATAGGAGTGTGGCACATATTCAAATAGCACTTGAAAACGTGGGTTTTTATACCAAAGATATGTTTATATGGATAAGAAATAGTGGTATTCCAAAAGGCTTAAATGCTTATGAAAAAATGAAAAAAGATGGATATGAATTGGCAGAAAATTGGAAAGGCTGGCATAGTGCAACAAGAAACAATTACGAGGCAGTATCTGTCTTGCAAAAACCAATAGAAAACAATTATGTAAACAATGTAAAGAAATACGGAGTAGGACTTTTAAAAACAGAAGGCTATATAAATCATAATGGCTTTCTATCAAATATATTTGAAGGCTATCAAAGAGATAAAAAAGATGATTTCAATAAGCATATAACGGTTAAACCAATAAAACTTATAGAAAAATTAGCAGAGATGATTGTTCCAAAACAAACAAATAATATTATAATTGACCCTTTTATGGGAAGTGGGACAACAGCATTAGCTTGTAAAAATTTAGGTATTCCATATATTGGTTTTGAATTAAATGAAGAGTATATTAAAATAGCAAATATGCGATTATCTTAA
- a CDS encoding IS1595-like element ISCaje5 family transposase has product MATSNAELEIVKQLFSTLSDDDKKSFLKSIKNKEKSEQNLILSKEIKACPHCKSTNFVKNGKKDGKQRFMCMDCHKTFTVTNNSIFFKTQKDLEIWQKYIHCMIEKYSLRKTAEICGIALSTAFFWRHKILDTLQKMQDEVKLNGIVEADETFMPISYKGHHKDFNFPRLAKKRGTANTKRGLSKELVCIPCVVNLNGKSIAKISNLGKPNIASLSKVIQGKVEKESVFVTDSLRSYLKLSNEMSLNHICIPRNKHSNGSFNIQVVNNYHSRLKSMLVYNFKGVATKYLNNYLVYHNFVNFAKESRKDKEQILLNHILNTNCISQSISVANRPAVPLLVA; this is encoded by the coding sequence ATGGCAACTTCTAACGCAGAACTTGAAATCGTAAAACAGCTTTTTAGCACTCTAAGCGATGATGATAAAAAATCATTTCTAAAATCTATCAAAAACAAAGAAAAATCAGAGCAAAATTTAATACTCTCAAAAGAGATAAAAGCGTGTCCGCATTGCAAATCTACTAATTTTGTGAAAAATGGAAAAAAAGATGGCAAACAAAGATTTATGTGTATGGATTGTCATAAGACATTTACTGTTACAAATAACTCAATCTTTTTTAAAACCCAAAAAGACCTTGAAATTTGGCAAAAATATATCCATTGTATGATTGAAAAATACTCACTTAGAAAAACCGCTGAAATTTGTGGCATTGCACTATCTACTGCGTTTTTTTGGCGACATAAAATCTTAGACACATTGCAAAAAATGCAAGATGAAGTAAAACTTAATGGCATAGTAGAAGCAGATGAAACATTTATGCCTATCTCATATAAAGGTCATCACAAGGATTTTAACTTTCCACGCTTAGCAAAGAAAAGAGGAACTGCAAACACTAAGCGTGGCTTATCAAAAGAACTTGTTTGCATACCTTGCGTAGTAAATTTAAATGGCAAATCAATAGCAAAAATATCTAATCTGGGTAAGCCAAATATTGCTAGTTTATCCAAAGTAATACAAGGCAAAGTTGAGAAAGAAAGCGTATTTGTAACTGATAGCCTACGCTCATATTTAAAACTATCAAATGAAATGAGCCTAAACCATATCTGCATACCACGAAACAAACATAGTAACGGCTCGTTTAATATTCAAGTCGTAAATAACTACCATAGCAGACTTAAATCAATGCTTGTGTATAATTTTAAAGGTGTGGCTACTAAGTATCTAAATAATTATCTTGTCTATCACAACTTTGTAAATTTTGCAAAAGAGAGTAGAAAAGATAAAGAACAAATTTTGCTAAACCATATACTAAACACAAATTGCATAAGCCAAAGCATAAGCGTAGCAAATAGACCTGCCGTGCCGTTATTGGTAGCGTAA